From the genome of Candidatus Delongbacteria bacterium:
CTTAACGAAAAAAGATTCTGATCATTATAACTTTTCAGATAATCATCATAGTCATCAGCAAGCTGTGCCTTCATTCTACTGATAAAATCTAAAGGTAACTCCATTTTACTCTCCTCTATTGAGCAGCAAAATACTAATTTATATATCAATTATCAAATTTTTAAACTTTTTAAATTAAATCACCATGCTTAAATTTATGGAAATTTCAACAGGGAGGGAAAAATGGAGTTTTGGACATGGTTGATACTTAATAGAAGTAAAGGTTTTGACTTCTATAAAAATTTAATTGATAAGTTAGCTGATAACAATTTTTATGGATTGCATATAGACGCAAATAAATTTGATGATTTCCTTGAAGAAGTTGTAGACTATGCCAAAGGATTGGGTCTCAAAGTTCACGCATGGCATTGGATTATGAATGCAAACAATGATGAAATAGCCCAAAATGAATATCCACATCTTTTCAACATGAACAGAAAGCTGCAAAGTTCATTAACTTTTCCTCAGTATGTGGATTATTACAAATGGTTATGTCCAGAGAATAGTGAAACGTATGAATATTTAAAAAATAGAATATCAAAGCTGTTTAATTACAATTTTGATGCAATCCACTTAGACTATATCAGACATCCAGATGTTTTTCTTCCAGTTGGATTATTACCAAATTATGGAATCACACAGGAAACAGAATTACCTGAATATGATTACTGCTATTGCAATACTTGCAGGAATAATTTTAAATTAGAATATGGAGTCGATCCTTTAAACTTTTCTGATCCTTCAGAGATTCGTGAGTGGAAAGAATTTAGATTGAGATCAATCAATAGAGTAGTTAACAAATTGTCTAAATTTATTAAAGAGAATGGTAAAAAAGTTTCTGCTGCAGTGTTTCCATATCCAGAAATGGCAATAGATATGGTAAGGCAAGATTGGGCTTCTTGGAATATTGATATGGTTTTTCCAATGATCTATTTTCAGTTTTATTTAAAAAATCATAATTGGGTTAATGAAGTGATAGATCTTTGTCAATCTCAACAAAAGTTAAGTCAAGATCTTTATGCAGGATTGTATTTACCTGAAATGAAAAAAGAAGATTTTCAATCAATTTGTAAAGATTTGAAAGATAAATCAGTAAATGGAGTATCACTATTTCCAGCTGACGGAATAAGCGATGAGTTTTTAAGTGTAGCAAAGAATTTCAAAAGAAAATAGGGTATAAAGATGAGTAACATTGACAGATTTATTGAGATTTTTAAAGATAAGAAGATACTAATTCTTGGTTTTGGTAGAGAGGGAAAATCAAGTTACTCGTTTCTTAAAAGGTTGAATTTTGGAAATATTGACATTTCTGATGGAAATAAAATAGATCCTCCAAATGATTTTAATGGTGAGTTATTTTCTGGAGAAAGTTATCAGGAAGTAATTAATAATTATGACATTGTGCTAAAATCTCCAGGAGTAAAGCTTGATAAAAAATTTCATAATAGTCAAAATATAAGTTCGCAAGTTGATATATTTTTGTCTGTTTTTAAAAAGCAAGTAATTGGTGCTACAGGAACTAAAGGTAAAAGTACAACTTCGTCGATGATCTATCATGTATTAAGTAATATCACAGGTAACTCTATTTTAGCTGGAAATATAGGTGTTCCTGTGTTTGATATAATAGATAAAATTGACGATAAAACACATATTGTTCTTGAATTATCTTGTCATCAACTTCAATTTATCAAAAACAACCCTCACATTTCCATTATAACTAATATTTATCCTGAGCATTTAGATTATTATGAAAATTTAGAAGCATATAAGCAAACTAAGTTTAACATTTATAAATATCAAAGTGATGAAGATTATATAATATTTCCAAAAGGTTTTGTAACTGAAAAGACAGAGAGTTTTAAAATCGAATACGATTTAATTAAAGTTAAAAGACAATACTTAGTTTCAAACTCATTTGAAAATTTTGATATGAAAGGTAATCTCCTGAGTATTTTTGGAGAACATAATTACTACAATGCTGCTAATTGTTTATTGGCTGTTAGAGTTTTAGGTTATGATACAAAAGAAGCGTCCAAATATTTAAACTCATTCAAAGGTCTTGAGCACAGACTGGAATATGTAGGATGTTATAGTGGTATCCATTTTGTTAATGATTCAATTTCTACTATACCTGAAACATCCATTATGGCAATAAAAAGCTTTTCTGGTAAAGTTGATACCATAATCCTTGGAGGAATGATAAGAGATGAAAATGTAGATTATTCCGAGCTATGTAGAACCATGAAAGATGAAAAGGTTAAAAAGATAATTTTTTTGCCTGAAAGTGGG
Proteins encoded in this window:
- the murD gene encoding UDP-N-acetylmuramoyl-L-alanine--D-glutamate ligase, which gives rise to MSNIDRFIEIFKDKKILILGFGREGKSSYSFLKRLNFGNIDISDGNKIDPPNDFNGELFSGESYQEVINNYDIVLKSPGVKLDKKFHNSQNISSQVDIFLSVFKKQVIGATGTKGKSTTSSMIYHVLSNITGNSILAGNIGVPVFDIIDKIDDKTHIVLELSCHQLQFIKNNPHISIITNIYPEHLDYYENLEAYKQTKFNIYKYQSDEDYIIFPKGFVTEKTESFKIEYDLIKVKRQYLVSNSFENFDMKGNLLSIFGEHNYYNAANCLLAVRVLGYDTKEASKYLNSFKGLEHRLEYVGCYSGIHFVNDSISTIPETSIMAIKSFSGKVDTIILGGMIRDENVDYSELCRTMKDEKVKKIIFLPESGKLIVKYLLQDLFKVDIYNAKNLDDAIYIAFKETRKGKYCLLSPAAASYNTFKNFEERGRIFKELVSSWENRIIL
- a CDS encoding family 10 glycosylhydrolase; its protein translation is MEFWTWLILNRSKGFDFYKNLIDKLADNNFYGLHIDANKFDDFLEEVVDYAKGLGLKVHAWHWIMNANNDEIAQNEYPHLFNMNRKLQSSLTFPQYVDYYKWLCPENSETYEYLKNRISKLFNYNFDAIHLDYIRHPDVFLPVGLLPNYGITQETELPEYDYCYCNTCRNNFKLEYGVDPLNFSDPSEIREWKEFRLRSINRVVNKLSKFIKENGKKVSAAVFPYPEMAIDMVRQDWASWNIDMVFPMIYFQFYLKNHNWVNEVIDLCQSQQKLSQDLYAGLYLPEMKKEDFQSICKDLKDKSVNGVSLFPADGISDEFLSVAKNFKRK